A portion of the Eubacterium maltosivorans genome contains these proteins:
- a CDS encoding TrpB-like pyridoxal phosphate-dependent enzyme: MAKIPYRFYLSEEDLPKQWYNLRADMKEQPDPLINPGTMQPAVESDLYPVFCEKLAHQEMDGETRYFDIPEPVQEMYRIYRPSPLIRAYNLEKALDTPAKIYYKFEGNNTSGSHKLNSAIAQVYYAKEQGLTSLTTETGAGQWGTALSEASSYFDIPLTVYMVKVSYEQKPFRKAVMQVFDGKVMPSPSETTDIGRKILAENPGTTGSLGCAISEAVETAVKTEGCRYVLGSVLNQVLLHQSIIGLESKTAMEILGEYPDIVIGCAGGGSNLGGLIAPFMQDKLTGKADPRIIAVEPASCPSLTRGRYAYDFCDTGKITPMAKMYTLGSGFIPSANHAGGLRYHGMSPILSKLYHDGYMEATSVEQTRVFEAAVYFAKKETILPAPESAHAIRAAMDEALRCKETGEAKTILFGLTGTGYFDMTAYSAYLEGRMNDYIPSDEDLQKGFDSLPKIPGIEE, encoded by the coding sequence ATGGCAAAAATACCTTACCGTTTCTATTTAAGTGAAGAGGACCTGCCAAAGCAGTGGTATAACCTGCGGGCAGATATGAAGGAGCAGCCAGACCCTCTGATCAACCCAGGCACCATGCAGCCCGCGGTGGAGTCCGACCTGTATCCTGTATTCTGTGAAAAGCTGGCGCACCAGGAAATGGATGGTGAAACCCGGTACTTCGATATTCCAGAACCCGTTCAGGAAATGTATCGAATCTATCGTCCATCCCCGCTGATCCGGGCTTACAACCTGGAAAAAGCGTTGGATACTCCGGCCAAAATCTACTACAAATTTGAAGGCAACAATACCTCTGGTAGCCACAAGCTCAACTCAGCCATCGCCCAGGTGTATTACGCCAAGGAGCAGGGCCTGACTAGCCTGACAACAGAAACCGGAGCCGGCCAGTGGGGAACAGCCCTCTCAGAGGCAAGCTCTTATTTCGATATCCCCCTGACCGTGTATATGGTAAAGGTTTCCTATGAACAAAAGCCCTTCAGGAAGGCTGTGATGCAGGTCTTTGACGGAAAAGTAATGCCGAGCCCCAGTGAAACCACCGACATCGGCCGAAAAATTTTAGCGGAAAACCCGGGAACAACCGGAAGCCTCGGCTGCGCCATCTCCGAGGCCGTGGAAACCGCAGTCAAAACCGAAGGCTGCCGCTATGTGCTTGGCTCTGTTCTCAATCAGGTGCTGCTGCATCAGTCCATCATCGGCCTCGAGAGCAAAACGGCAATGGAGATCCTGGGAGAATATCCCGATATTGTCATTGGTTGCGCTGGCGGTGGTTCGAACCTCGGCGGTCTCATAGCGCCGTTTATGCAGGATAAGCTCACTGGAAAAGCCGATCCCAGAATCATTGCCGTCGAGCCCGCGTCCTGTCCGTCGCTGACCCGCGGCCGCTATGCCTATGATTTCTGCGATACAGGCAAGATCACCCCGATGGCGAAGATGTATACCCTGGGCAGCGGTTTTATTCCATCGGCCAATCATGCCGGCGGCCTGCGCTACCACGGGATGTCTCCGATTTTATCCAAGCTGTACCACGACGGCTATATGGAAGCCACCTCTGTAGAGCAGACCCGAGTGTTTGAAGCAGCGGTTTATTTTGCAAAAAAAGAAACCATTCTGCCAGCGCCCGAATCTGCCCACGCCATCCGTGCCGCCATGGATGAAGCCCTGCGCTGCAAGGAAACCGGCGAAGCCAAGACCATTCTCTTCGGCCTGACCGGCACCGGCTATTTTGATATGACCGCCTACTCAGCCTACCTTGAAGGCAGAATGAACGACTATATCCCAAGCGATGAGGACCTGCAGAAAGGCTTTGACAGCCTGCCGAAAATCCCGGGGATTGAAGAGTAA
- a CDS encoding VirB6/TrbL-like conjugal transfer protein, CD1112 family produces MESILEAINEWIKEILIGAINGNLSTMFGDVNEKVGTIAAEVGKTPQGWNANIFSMIQNLSENVIVPIAGLVITYVLCYELISMVTEKNNMHDIETFMFFKWFFKAFVAVFLVTHTFDITMAVFDMAQHIVSGAAGVIGGDTNIDVTEALAAMQEGLKDMEIPELLLLVMETSLVSLCMKIMSVLITVILYGRMIEIYAYCSVSPIPFATMTNREWGQIGNNYLKGLFALGFQGFLIMICVGIYAVLVGEMVLADNLHSAIFSLAAYTVILCFSLFKSGALAKSIFNAH; encoded by the coding sequence ATGGAGAGCATACTGGAAGCGATTAACGAATGGATAAAAGAAATCCTTATCGGAGCCATTAACGGCAACCTTTCCACTATGTTCGGGGACGTAAACGAAAAAGTAGGCACCATTGCCGCGGAGGTAGGCAAGACCCCGCAGGGGTGGAACGCAAACATTTTCAGCATGATACAAAACCTGTCGGAAAATGTGATTGTACCCATTGCGGGGCTTGTCATTACCTATGTCCTCTGTTATGAGCTTATCAGCATGGTAACGGAAAAAAACAATATGCACGACATAGAAACATTCATGTTCTTTAAGTGGTTTTTCAAAGCCTTTGTTGCCGTTTTCTTGGTAACGCATACCTTTGATATAACAATGGCAGTCTTTGATATGGCGCAGCATATTGTGTCCGGTGCGGCGGGGGTAATCGGCGGCGATACGAATATCGACGTAACCGAAGCCCTTGCCGCCATGCAGGAGGGACTAAAAGATATGGAAATCCCCGAACTACTGTTACTTGTCATGGAAACGAGCCTTGTAAGCCTTTGTATGAAAATCATGTCCGTACTGATAACCGTTATCCTCTACGGCAGAATGATTGAGATATACGCCTACTGTTCAGTTTCCCCTATCCCCTTTGCCACCATGACAAACCGGGAATGGGGACAGATTGGGAACAACTACCTAAAGGGGCTGTTTGCACTGGGCTTTCAAGGCTTCCTCATTATGATATGCGTCGGCATTTACGCAGTTTTGGTAGGCGAAATGGTCTTAGCGGATAACCTGCACAGCGCGATTTTTTCCCTTGCAGCCTATACGGTTATCCTCTGTTTTTCCCTGTTCAAATCCGGCGCACTGGCAAAATCTATTTTTAATGCACATTAA
- a CDS encoding PcfB family protein, protein MQEETNEKTIALYIKTGKLTAQQLQKAMKALLAQMKKQHDKQKIPHGKQTLKQLMKQNAGVSNIEITKDNIKAFESTAKKYGIDFALKKDSTETPPRYLVFFKGRDADALTAAFKEFSAKKLTQEQNPSIRKLIVSLKEKAAALNAQRDKVKNKDRGIAR, encoded by the coding sequence TTGCAGGAGGAAACCAACGAAAAGACCATAGCCCTTTACATCAAGACCGGAAAGCTGACGGCGCAGCAGCTCCAAAAGGCTATGAAAGCCCTGCTTGCACAGATGAAAAAGCAGCATGACAAACAGAAAATCCCGCATGGAAAGCAGACTCTAAAGCAGCTTATGAAGCAGAACGCGGGCGTTTCCAACATTGAAATCACAAAGGACAATATCAAAGCCTTTGAGAGTACGGCGAAAAAATACGGGATTGACTTTGCCTTAAAGAAAGACAGCACCGAAACCCCGCCCCGCTATTTGGTGTTTTTCAAGGGACGGGACGCGGACGCACTGACCGCAGCTTTCAAGGAGTTTTCCGCAAAGAAGCTGACGCAGGAACAAAATCCCTCTATCCGCAAACTGATTGTTTCCCTCAAAGAAAAGGCGGCGGCTCTGAACGCACAGCGGGACAAAGTAAAAAACAAAGACAGGGGGATTGCAAGATGA
- a CDS encoding VirB4-like conjugal transfer ATPase, CD1110 family: protein MSKGQTKKTREAAGNRRKLTRAEKKQIAAVIRQAKGDGKAHTAQQTIPYLAMYPDGICKVAQHKYSKSIAFEDINYQLAQADDKTAIFENWCDFLNYFDASVNVQLSFINQGSQQEQAARAIHIPPQNDDFNSIRTEYSDMLKSQLAKGNNGLVKHKYITFSIEADNPAAARARLSRIETDVLNNFKVLGVSAHPLSGYERLKVLHGVFHPAGEPFSFSYDWLTPTGLTTKDFIAPSSFKFGEGRYFAMGKKTGAVSFLEIFAPELNDRILADMLDLETGVIVNLHIRSIDQSEAIKTIKRKITDLDKMKIEEQKKAVRSGYDMDIIPSDLATFGNEAKNLLQDLQSRNERMFLLTFLVVNMADTKRKLENDIFAAAGIAQKYNCALTRLDYQQEAGLMSSIPLGENLIPIQRGLTTSSTAIFIPFITQELFQTGAALYYGLNALSNNMILCDRKQLKNPNGLILGTPGSGKSFAAKREITNAFLITDDDIFICDPEAEYFALVKRLGGQVIRLSPTGKGMDGTPQYVNPMDMNLNYSEDDSPLALKSDFILSLCELVIGGKEGLQPVDKTVIDRAVRNVYRDYLADPVPEKMPILGDLYDELLKQPEPEAARIAAALELYVSGSLNVFNHRTNVELNNRLVCFDIKQLGKQLKKLGMLIVQDQIWNRVTINRAEKKSTRYYMDEFHLLLKEEQTAAYSVEIWKRFRKWGGIPTAITQNVKDLLASREVENIFENSDFVLMLNQAQGDRTILAKQLNISPQQMKYVTHTEAGEGLIFYGNVVLPFVDHFPKDTELYRIMTTKPEEVSSL from the coding sequence TTGTCAAAAGGACAGACAAAAAAGACGCGGGAAGCCGCAGGAAACAGGCGTAAGCTGACCCGCGCGGAAAAGAAACAGATAGCGGCGGTTATCCGGCAGGCAAAGGGGGACGGCAAAGCACACACCGCACAGCAGACCATTCCCTACCTTGCCATGTACCCGGACGGTATCTGCAAAGTGGCACAGCACAAGTATTCAAAGAGCATTGCTTTTGAGGACATCAACTATCAGCTTGCACAGGCAGACGATAAGACCGCCATTTTTGAAAACTGGTGCGATTTTCTCAACTACTTTGACGCAAGCGTGAACGTGCAGCTTTCTTTCATCAATCAAGGCTCACAGCAGGAACAGGCAGCGAGGGCAATCCATATCCCGCCCCAAAATGACGATTTTAATTCTATCCGCACCGAGTATTCCGATATGCTGAAATCGCAGCTTGCCAAAGGGAACAACGGGCTTGTAAAGCACAAGTACATCACGTTTTCCATTGAAGCGGACAATCCGGCGGCAGCAAGGGCGCGCCTTTCCCGTATTGAAACGGACGTACTCAACAACTTCAAGGTGCTTGGGGTATCGGCGCACCCCTTATCCGGCTATGAACGCTTAAAGGTGCTGCATGGGGTATTCCACCCGGCAGGCGAGCCGTTCTCATTCTCTTATGACTGGCTGACCCCGACCGGGCTTACTACAAAGGACTTTATCGCCCCGTCCTCTTTCAAGTTCGGGGAGGGACGCTACTTTGCTATGGGGAAAAAGACGGGGGCGGTATCGTTCCTTGAAATCTTTGCCCCGGAGCTAAACGACCGTATCTTAGCGGATATGTTAGATTTGGAAACAGGCGTAATCGTCAACTTACATATCCGCAGTATCGACCAGTCGGAAGCAATCAAGACCATTAAGCGCAAAATCACTGACCTTGACAAGATGAAGATTGAGGAACAGAAAAAAGCAGTTAGAAGCGGTTATGACATGGATATAATCCCGTCCGACCTTGCCACTTTTGGAAATGAAGCAAAGAATTTATTGCAGGATTTACAGAGCCGCAACGAGCGAATGTTTCTCCTTACGTTCCTTGTGGTAAACATGGCAGACACGAAACGGAAACTGGAAAATGACATTTTCGCGGCGGCGGGCATTGCACAGAAATACAACTGCGCCTTGACCCGTCTTGATTATCAGCAGGAAGCGGGACTAATGTCCTCTATCCCTTTGGGCGAGAACCTTATCCCTATTCAGAGAGGGTTGACGACGAGCAGCACCGCTATTTTTATCCCGTTCATCACGCAGGAGCTATTTCAGACCGGGGCTGCCCTGTATTATGGCTTAAATGCCCTGTCAAACAACATGATACTCTGCGACCGTAAGCAGCTTAAAAACCCGAATGGGCTTATCTTGGGAACACCGGGCAGTGGAAAATCCTTTGCAGCAAAGCGGGAAATCACAAATGCCTTTCTCATTACCGACGACGATATTTTTATCTGCGACCCGGAAGCGGAATATTTTGCCCTTGTAAAACGGCTTGGCGGGCAAGTGATACGCTTATCCCCAACCGGAAAAGGCATGGACGGTACGCCCCAGTATGTGAACCCTATGGATATGAACCTTAATTACAGCGAGGACGACAGCCCCCTTGCACTGAAAAGCGATTTTATCCTTTCCCTCTGCGAGCTTGTCATTGGCGGCAAAGAGGGCTTGCAGCCCGTAGATAAGACGGTTATTGACCGCGCCGTAAGGAATGTGTACCGGGACTATCTTGCTGACCCTGTACCGGAGAAAATGCCTATCTTGGGCGACCTTTACGACGAACTGTTGAAGCAGCCGGAGCCGGAAGCTGCCCGCATTGCGGCGGCATTGGAGCTGTATGTTTCCGGTAGCCTTAACGTATTCAACCACAGAACCAACGTGGAACTGAATAACCGCCTTGTTTGCTTTGATATTAAGCAGCTTGGAAAACAGCTTAAAAAGTTAGGTATGCTCATTGTGCAAGACCAGATATGGAACCGCGTTACCATTAACCGGGCAGAAAAGAAATCTACCCGCTACTATATGGACGAATTTCATCTGCTCTTAAAAGAGGAACAGACCGCCGCTTATAGTGTGGAGATTTGGAAGCGTTTTCGTAAATGGGGCGGCATACCGACAGCCATTACGCAGAACGTCAAAGACCTTTTGGCAAGCCGCGAGGTGGAAAATATCTTTGAAAACAGTGATTTTGTCCTTATGCTCAATCAAGCGCAGGGCGACCGTACTATCCTTGCAAAGCAGCTTAATATTTCCCCGCAGCAGATGAAATACGTTACCCACACCGAAGCAGGCGAGGGACTTATCTTTTATGGGAATGTGGTGCTGCCCTTTGTAGACCATTTCCCGAAAGACACCGAGCTTTACCGCATTATGACGACGAAGCCGGAGGAAGTGAGCAGCCTATGA
- a CDS encoding Maff2 family protein, translating to MEFFNSAIDVLQTLVIALGAGLGIWGVINLLEGYGNDNPGAKSQGIKQLMAGGGVALIGTILVPLLSGLFG from the coding sequence ATGGAATTTTTTAACTCTGCTATCGACGTATTACAGACCCTTGTTATCGCACTGGGCGCAGGCTTAGGCATTTGGGGCGTTATCAATCTCTTGGAGGGATATGGAAACGACAATCCGGGTGCGAAAAGTCAAGGCATTAAGCAGCTCATGGCGGGCGGCGGCGTTGCCCTTATCGGCACTATCCTTGTACCGCTTCTTTCCGGTCTGTTCGGATAA
- a CDS encoding DUF6017 domain-containing protein has product MAVFRVEKNKGYTVMSNHHLRNKELSLKAKGLLSQMLSLPEDWDYTLAGLSLINRESIDAIRTAVWELEKAGYITRRQGRDEKGKMTAIEYTIYEQPQPPALDCPILENPTADKPILENPTPDNPTSENPTQLNKELLKTNLPNKEKLNTDISSTHSIPFHSLNPSPLEDAAQPPERKRKETTDAYSVYEEIIKDNIEYDYLIQDRYLDRDRIEEILALILETVCTKRRTIRIAGDDHPAELVKAKFMKLNSEHIRFVLDCMQENTTKIRNIKQYMKAALFNAPSTIGSYYTSLVSHDMADGTFYGKPKKSGIPDYTCDEGESL; this is encoded by the coding sequence ATGGCAGTTTTTCGCGTGGAAAAGAACAAAGGTTATACGGTTATGAGCAACCACCATTTACGCAACAAGGAACTTTCCCTAAAGGCAAAGGGCTTGTTATCGCAAATGCTCTCACTTCCCGAAGATTGGGACTACACCCTTGCAGGGCTGTCCCTTATCAACCGGGAAAGTATCGACGCTATCCGCACCGCTGTATGGGAGCTTGAAAAAGCCGGATATATCACAAGGCGGCAGGGACGCGACGAGAAAGGCAAAATGACCGCTATCGAGTACACCATTTACGAACAGCCACAGCCCCCGGCATTGGATTGTCCGATATTGGAAAATCCAACAGCGGATAAGCCGATATTGGAAAATCCGACACCGGATAACCCGACGTCGGAAAATCCAACGCAATTAAATAAAGAACTATTAAAGACTAACTTACCAAACAAAGAAAAATTAAATACAGATATATCAAGTACCCATTCCATTCCTTTCCATTCCCTAAATCCCTCTCCCTTAGAGGACGCGGCACAGCCGCCGGAACGGAAGCGAAAGGAAACGACAGACGCATATAGCGTGTATGAGGAAATCATCAAGGACAATATCGAGTACGACTATCTGATACAGGACAGATACCTTGACAGGGACAGGATAGAGGAAATCCTTGCCCTTATTCTTGAAACCGTCTGCACCAAACGAAGAACAATCCGTATCGCCGGGGACGACCACCCGGCAGAGCTTGTAAAAGCAAAATTTATGAAACTGAACAGCGAACATATCCGCTTTGTACTGGACTGTATGCAGGAAAACACCACCAAAATCCGCAACATCAAGCAGTACATGAAAGCTGCCCTTTTCAATGCCCCGTCTACGATTGGCAGCTATTACACGTCCCTTGTATCTCACGATATGGCAGACGGCACATTTTATGGGAAACCGAAAAAATCCGGCATACCCGATTACACCTGCGACGAGGGCGAAAGCCTGTAA
- a CDS encoding PrgI family protein has product MAYVPVPKDLSKVKTKVAFNLTKRQILCFSVALLMGLPLFFLLKDSAGTSLAAMAMIVVMLPCFLVAMYEKHGQPLEVVVKNIIQTKFTRPKVRPYQTENLYALLEKQRALEKEVSAIVKRTDKKDAGSRRKQA; this is encoded by the coding sequence TTGGCGTATGTACCTGTACCTAAAGACTTATCCAAAGTCAAAACAAAAGTCGCTTTCAATCTGACAAAGCGGCAAATCCTTTGTTTTTCAGTGGCACTTCTTATGGGACTGCCGCTTTTCTTTTTGCTCAAAGACAGCGCAGGGACGAGCCTTGCGGCAATGGCAATGATTGTCGTTATGCTTCCCTGCTTCTTGGTTGCCATGTATGAAAAGCATGGACAGCCCCTTGAAGTGGTTGTAAAGAACATCATTCAGACAAAATTTACCCGTCCCAAAGTGCGACCGTATCAGACGGAAAACCTATATGCACTCTTGGAGAAACAGCGGGCATTAGAAAAGGAGGTATCAGCGATTGTCAAAAGGACAGACAAAAAAGACGCGGGAAGCCGCAGGAAACAGGCGTAA
- a CDS encoding DUF5348 domain-containing protein: MTQKTGALIFDETADRYDIRFDVNDYYGGLHCGDCMEVFVRGKWKPTRMEYGDNWYLVGIRAADLSGLRVRI, from the coding sequence ATGACACAGAAAACAGGAGCTTTGATTTTTGATGAAACCGCTGACCGCTACGACATTCGCTTTGACGTAAACGACTATTACGGGGGCTTGCATTGCGGCGACTGCATGGAGGTCTTTGTGCGGGGCAAATGGAAGCCTACCCGTATGGAGTATGGGGACAACTGGTATCTTGTGGGTATTCGGGCGGCAGACCTTTCCGGGCTGCGGGTACGGATTTAA
- a CDS encoding VirD4-like conjugal transfer protein, CD1115 family: protein MNAINWKKLLLPNIPYLLFVYLFDKVGQAVHLAPGADLSGKVLSLGEGFSAAFANPLPSLAPMDLLIGILGAVLIRLIVYVKGKNAKKYRKGVEYGSARWGTAEDIKPYTDPVFQNNVLLTQTERLSMNSRPKQPKYARNKNILVIGGSGSGKTRFFVKPNLMQMHSSYVVTDPKGTVLVECGKLLQRGGYRIKVLNTINFKKSMKYNPFAYLRSEKDILKLVNTLIANTKGDGEKAGEDFWVKSERLFYCALIGYIWYEAPEEEKNFTTLLEMINASEAREDDPEFQSPVDLMFERLEEKDPEHFAVRQYKKFLLSAGKTRSSILISCGARLAPFDIKELRDLMETDEMELDTIGDRKTALFVIISDTDDTFNFVVSILYTQLFNLLCDKADDEYGGRLPVHVRCLLDEFANIGQIPKFEKLIATIRSREISASIILQSQSQLKAIYKDNADTIVGNCDTTLFLGGKEKTTLKEMSEILGKETIDSFNTSENRGREVSHGLNYQKLGKQLMTEDEIAVMDGGKCILQLRGVRPFFSDKYDITKHPNYKYLSDYDKKNTFDMEKHLRRRPALVKPDEVFDYYEISESDLQEDTDHE, encoded by the coding sequence ATGAACGCTATCAACTGGAAAAAGCTGCTGCTTCCCAACATTCCCTATCTGCTCTTTGTGTATCTCTTTGATAAAGTCGGGCAGGCGGTACACCTTGCGCCGGGGGCTGACCTGTCCGGCAAGGTGCTGTCGCTTGGGGAGGGCTTTTCCGCTGCCTTTGCAAACCCGCTTCCGAGCCTTGCCCCTATGGATTTACTGATAGGAATTTTAGGCGCGGTACTTATCCGGCTGATTGTCTATGTCAAAGGCAAGAACGCAAAGAAATATCGCAAAGGTGTGGAATACGGCTCTGCCCGTTGGGGGACTGCCGAAGATATTAAGCCCTACACCGACCCGGTATTTCAAAATAACGTGCTGCTGACACAGACGGAACGGCTTAGCATGAACAGCCGCCCGAAGCAGCCGAAGTATGCAAGGAATAAAAATATCCTTGTTATCGGGGGAAGTGGCAGCGGCAAGACGAGATTTTTTGTGAAGCCGAATTTAATGCAAATGCACTCAAGCTACGTTGTAACCGACCCGAAAGGTACGGTTTTAGTCGAGTGCGGGAAGCTCTTACAGCGGGGCGGCTACCGGATAAAAGTGCTGAACACGATTAACTTCAAAAAAAGCATGAAATACAATCCCTTTGCCTATCTCCGCAGCGAGAAAGACATTTTGAAACTGGTAAACACTTTGATTGCCAACACCAAAGGGGACGGGGAAAAAGCCGGGGAAGATTTTTGGGTAAAATCGGAACGGCTCTTTTACTGCGCCCTTATCGGCTACATTTGGTACGAAGCCCCGGAGGAAGAAAAGAACTTCACGACGCTGCTTGAAATGATAAATGCCAGTGAAGCCCGCGAGGACGACCCGGAATTTCAGTCCCCCGTTGACCTCATGTTTGAACGGTTGGAGGAAAAAGACCCGGAACACTTTGCCGTCCGGCAGTATAAGAAATTCCTGTTATCTGCGGGAAAGACAAGAAGCTCTATCCTCATTTCCTGCGGTGCGCGGCTTGCACCCTTTGACATTAAAGAGCTGCGCGACCTTATGGAAACCGACGAAATGGAGCTTGACACCATAGGCGACCGCAAGACCGCCCTGTTTGTCATTATCAGCGATACCGACGATACCTTTAACTTTGTAGTATCAATCCTTTACACGCAGCTTTTCAATCTCCTTTGCGACAAGGCAGATGATGAATACGGCGGCAGGCTGCCCGTCCATGTGCGCTGTCTGTTAGACGAGTTTGCAAATATCGGGCAGATACCGAAGTTTGAAAAGCTCATAGCCACTATCCGAAGCCGGGAAATCTCTGCTTCCATCATTTTGCAGAGCCAGTCGCAGCTAAAGGCGATATACAAAGATAACGCTGATACTATCGTCGGCAACTGCGACACCACTCTTTTCTTGGGCGGCAAGGAGAAAACCACCCTCAAAGAAATGTCCGAAATCTTGGGGAAAGAAACCATTGACAGCTTCAACACTTCCGAGAACCGGGGGCGGGAGGTATCGCATGGGCTGAACTATCAAAAATTAGGTAAGCAGCTTATGACGGAAGATGAAATTGCGGTCATGGACGGCGGGAAATGTATTTTACAGCTACGAGGGGTGCGCCCGTTTTTCTCTGATAAGTACGACATAACAAAGCACCCCAACTATAAATACCTGTCTGACTATGACAAGAAAAATACCTTTGATATGGAGAAGCATTTAAGGCGCAGACCCGCCCTTGTGAAGCCGGACGAAGTATTTGACTACTACGAAATCAGCGAAAGCGATTTGCAGGAGGACACCGACCATGAATAA